ATTCTCACATTCTCAAAGTTAGCAAAATTCACATGGATGAAGAGCATATTATCCCAGTTGATAAAGATCAACTCCCCAGTAATCTGCTCTATAGACAACACAGGAAGGTCTATGTGCAGATGACATAGTTGATTGGACATGAGACATCTCTGTTACACTCTGCACCCCAAGTGAAGTAGACCTCTGAAGATCTGTTGACTGTAATGAAACGGCCTGAGGGTCTGCCTGGGAAAAAATGTTCTCCCTCCCTCCTTGTGCTGTGAGCTTACTTGAAGGTGCTGAATTAGTACAGATCGTTGCACCTGAATCATTAGCTCCCTCCTCCCAGACCTTCCTACCTCCCACTTCCACCCAATCACGGGTTAACAACAGGCCATCCACTCTCGCTCTCCTTCCCCAGTTAAGACCAGGCACTCCTCTTCATCCACCTACCCTTAATCCCTGGCCTAGTTAAGACCATgtactcccccctcactctcccctcttgaCCTCCCCCAtcacctcccaccaccaccaccaccccctcaccccccacccactGTTAACTGTGAGCCGCCCTCTTCCCTTGCCTTCCCCTCTCTTGTTTAACAACAGGCTGACCCCAGGCCCCAGTTAACACCAGGCCctcccacctctttctcttccTTTGCCCCCATGCCGTTGACACTAGGCCCTCCTCCATTGGCCTCCTCCCTCACTGACTGAGGTCATATGACCAGAACTCATGTCTGTTTTTAAGATTAATGCTGCTTTTATTTCTCTCAATTGATTCacaatatgttttttttttaattatacaAACCGTTTCCTGCTGGAAACACTGGTCCAATCAGATGTCATTTTCAAATACAGGATGCAGAAAATTCAACAGAACATCCTGTATAACTGATGCTTTTAACTTCACCAGTTTTTCTCgccttgttttttttttgcagttaacttgctggcgattgtgatcctgtctcggggaaactgcggtctctccaaatgtgtcactcattacCTGGTAGCCATGGCAGCGGCTGATCTCATGGTTGTCATGACTGATGTGATTCTGAGGTGGCTGATTGTTTATTTCCCAGTTTCTTTCCTGGATATTACTCCCATATGTAGTTTGGTAACGATGCTCATTGTTGCCACCACGGAGATTTCTGTCTGGTTTACaattgctttcacctttgatcgatttgtggccatttgttgccagaggctgaaaactaaatattgcactgagaaaactgcaagggtgattattGGAGCAGTGCCTGTGCTGAGCTGTTTGGAAAGTATTCCCTGGTTCTTCAAATTTAAAGCTCAGTACATCTTCAATAACTTGGAATGGTTTTGCATCACAAAACCAGAGTATTACACTTCAATCTTCTGGGCAGCTTACGAGATTCTTCATCGCGTTCTAACCCCTGTGCTCCCATTCGTTTTGATTTTGCTTCTCAACActctgaccgtcagacacattttaatagCCAGTAGAGCCCGCCGGAGACTCCAGGAgaccagtgatagagagagtcccaGTGACTCTGAGATGGACAAACgcagaaaatccatcattttactcttcactatcTCAGGCAGTTTTATTCTTTTATGGACGACACATGTCACCTGTTACCTGTATCAGCGAATTGCATTCATGTCTGATTCCCGTACCCCTTCACCCAACGCAAGTACCATCGGATACCTGCTCCAGCTCCTCAGTACCTGCACAAACACCTGTATCTACACAGTGACTCAGAGCAAATTCCGAGAGCAGCTGAAAAAGGTTGTGAAATATCCTTTCACTGTGATTCTCAGATTCATCAAACAGTGAACAAAAAGATTTCTCAGCATTACAATTCAGTTCCATCTCATAAATAAGGCTATATCCCGATGAGCAGAGCTAAATTCAGAGCTCAGAGGAGCAGGAATGTATCAGAGCCCAAATCCCAGAGCTCCGAGCAGCTCAGCATTGATTCCCttacaatatttatccaattcccttctgaaattttctattgtttctgcttccaccaccctatcaggaagtgcattccagatcataactcacttaCTAAATGTTTTTATTcccatttcccctctggttcttttgccaattgcattcaatctgtgtcctctggttcctgacactACTGCCAGTACAAACATTTCCTCCACATTGTCagaactcatgattttgaacaactttattaaatctcctcttaacttctTCCAagaacaacaatcccagcttctccagtctctccccatgtagtccctcatccctgctaccaTACTAATaaatctcctccactccctcactaagCCTGGACATCCCTCCAAAAGAATTgtatacaatactctagttgagaccCAACCAGTGATTTGGAACAGTTTACCATAACTTGCTTGTTTTTGTACACTGTGCCTCTTGTCACGTTAtctgagggaacagtgatgaaatatgacttgaacttgaggaattatgaaataaaagtaaactatTGAACTATGGTATCAGAAAATGGACACTCTGCAACCTGGCAACATGGAGGGAAAGGTCAGCTGATACCCCTCCAGCACTGCAAATCCACATTATGAATGTCTGGAATGGCCTTGAGGAGACACACTGATATGTAAAACAGCCCATCCCATGCTAATGACTCATCATCAAATACTGAGCTAGCAAAGGAttttgtagacagactgactccaaagccaaggccaaaataataggtgtgaaataacaacTGTTTATCAAAATGGAGCACATTCAAACGCCATTATATAACAATGGTCCCCACATCATGGAATATTGTATGAACACCCCAAGGAAGAGCCTCTACAGTCACCGGACTAAAACCAAATCCTGATAAGTTTTTACCATAAAAGAAGTAATTGTTCTGGGAGAGAGATTCAGAAAaccattccagccagagaagctctGATATCGATCCAGCTAAGCAATAAGCCCTGCCAGGACAATCTTTAAACTACTTAGGCAAagagattgcaaggtgactttAAACTCCGTATCTGAAAAATTGAAGGAGGACTTCCATCATCAACTTTAGACTGAGTCTGCGACACTTCATCAGTTCCAAGAcgaggaacattcaggcctgcaatggTGTCAAACGTTCCTCCTGGAAAACCCCAAAGGTTTCAATGTGAACTCTCTTTACAACAATAGAACTGTTATTGCATGCTACCCTCTGCTCTATATCATTTCTTGTGTGTAATAATGTGCGTAAAtacgtgagtgggtgaggttgtgaacatttttgggtattgttttaaCCTGAGAGAAAATCAGTTGTTCATCTGTGTATTTGCCCCTGAAACACTCGGGACTTAAACACTATTTTTGAAACACGATccgtggtcagttgagaggtgaaaagtggaagccatccacaccatttcccacctgtccataaccatATATTTataaggcaagtgtagagtattccatcacaatcctgacgtgttgcttgtagatggtggacagtctttggggagtcaggaggtgagttactcgtcgctggATTCCTCGccgctgacctactcttgtagtcaaagtatttatatggatactccaattcaatttctggtcaatggatgttgagagtgggggattcagcgatggtaatgccattgaatgtcaaggagagatggtgaaattctctcctgttggagatggtcattacctggcacttgtgtggcacgaatgttacttgccacttatcagcccaatctggatattgtccaggtcatgctgcatttctacacggactgcttcagtatcagaggagttccgaatgatgctgaacattgtgcaatcatcagcgaacatccccacctctgaccgtatgattgaaggaaggtcattgatgaagcagctgaagatggttgggcctaggacactaccctgaggaactcctgcagttatggcctggagctcagatgattgacctccaacaaccacagccatcttcctttgtgctaggtatgactccaaccagcggagggttttccccctgatccccattgactccagttttgctagggctccttgatggcttactcggtcaaatgctgccttcatgtcaagggcagtcactttcacctcacctcttgagttcagctcttttgtccatgtttgaaccaaggctataatgaggtcaggggctgagtgaccctggcagaacccaaattgagcgtcactgagcaggttattgctaagcaagtgccatttgatcgcactgtcgatgacaccttccatcactctgctgatgattgagaatagactgatgggcggtaaatggccgggttggatttgtcctgctttttgcgtacaggacaggcctgggcaattatccacgttgctgggtagataccagtgttgtagctgcactgggagAGCTCGGCTggaggcatggcaagttctggagcacaggtcttcagtaccattgctggaatgttttcaaggcccgtagcctttgcagcatccagtgccttcagtggtttcttgatatcacgtggagtgaaccgaattggctgaagactgacatctgtgatgctggagacctcaggaggaggccgagatggatcaaccacttggcagatcagccttgtctttcgcactgatgtgctgggttcttcgtcattgaggatggggatatttgtggagctacctcctccagttagttgttcaattgtccactgccattcacgactggatgttgcaggactgcagagccgagatctgatccatttgttatgggatcgcttagctctttggataacaaaaatattTCAATCACAGATTtgaaattaataattgatctagctgaattgctgtttgaggaagagaattccaaacttttaccacatTTTGTCTGTTTCCcactttcactcctgaaaggcctggcccaGTTTTTTTTCTGATTGAAGTCCCTGGTACGAGACTACCcatctagcagaaatagtttctctctacccttCCTGGTCACCCTTCATATCTTgagaactttgatcaaatcacatcaTACCTTCTCGCTGCACTCCCTCCGAGGCTAATATATTctgcccaaagtgtggtgccctgaaatgatcacagtactctgggtgtggtctaaccagagctttgtatagctgaagcattactTTCACACTCTTGTAATCTAATCCACAAGATAGAAAGTCCAGCATTCTAATAGTCCTGTGATTCCAACACCAGGACATAGGGAGAACCTCACAGTAAATATAGAACATTTATATACATCTAAACATGCagaatgggcctcagtttaacacctcaaaaGAAACAGGAAATGTTATTCATCATGATTAATATCTTCATGTACATAGTCCTTCAATCGTTGAAATTCGCCCCATATTGTAATATCACCAAAGTTTCTCTTCACACTTGTAACACCACATCTAAggtaacatcctagtgaatctacactgcatcctcatcccagtgaatctacactgcatcctcatcccggtgaatctacacagcatcctcatcccaggaaacatcccagtgaatctacactgcatcctcatcccagtgaatctacactgcatcctcatcccggtgaatctacacagcatcctcatcccaggaaacatcctagtgaatctacactgcatcctcatcccagtgaatctacactgcatcctcatcccagtgaatctacactgcatcctcatcccagtgaatctacactgcatcctcatcccggtgaatctgcactgcatcctcATGCCATGAAACATCCCAGTGaagctacactgcatcctcatcccatgaAACATCCCAGTCAAGCTACACCGCATCCTCATCCGCGTGAATCtgaactgcatcctcatcccaggaaacatcccggtgaatctatacttcatcctcatcccagtgaatctaaaGTGCATCCTCATCCGCGTGAATCtgaactgcatcctcatcccaggaaacatcccggtgaatctacactgcatcctcattccagtgaatctacactgcatcttcatcccaggaaacatcccagtgaatctacacttcatcctcatcccagtgaatctaaagtgcatcctcatcccagtgaatctacactgcatcctcatcccaggaaacatcccggtgaatctacactgcatccacatcccagtgaatctacactgcatcctcatctcaGGAAACATCCCAGTCAATCTACACTTAATCATCAtcacagtgaatctacactgcatcctcatcccagtgaatctacactgcatcatcATCTCAGGAAACATCccggtgaatctacactgcatcctcatcccagtgaatcaacactgcatcttcatcccaggaaacatcccattgaatctacactgcatcctcatcccagtgaatcAACACTTCATCTTCATCCCattaaacatcccagtgaatctacactgcatcctcatcccagcaaacatcccagtgaatctacactgcatcctcatcccaggaaacatcccggtgaatctacactgcatcctcatcccagtgaatctacactgcatcttcatcccaggaaacatcccagtgaatctacacttcatcatcatcccagtgaatctacactgcatcttcatcccaggaaacatcccagtgaatctacactgcatcctcatcccagtgaatctacactgcatcctcatcccagtgaatcGACACTTCATCTTCATCCCattaaacatcccagtgaatctacactgcatcctcatcccaggaaacatcccagtgaatctacactgcatcctcatcccaggaaacatcccggtgaatctacactgcatcctcatcccagtgaatctacactgcatcttcatcccaggaaacatcccagtgaatctacacttcatcatcatcccagtgaatctacactgcatcttcatcccaggaaacatcccggtgaatctacactgcacactcatcccagtgaatctacactgcatcttcatcccaggaaacatcccagtgaatctacagctcatcatcatcccagtgaatctacactgcatcttcatcccaggacacatcccggtgaatctacactgcacactCATCCCAGTGACTCAACACTGTATCCACATCCCAGTAAACATCCCAGTGAAACTACGatgcaccctcatcccaggaaagaTCCATTGAATCTACAGTGTATCCTCATcctaggaaacatcccagtgaatctacactgcaccctccTTCCAGAAAACATCCAATGAAtcgacactgcaccctcatcccaggaaataTCCAAtgcatctacactgcatcctcatcccaggaaatatgcagtgaatctacactgcatcgtcatcccaggaaacatcccagtgaatctatgctgcatcctcatcccaggaaacatccagtGAATCTACAGTGTATCCTCATcctaggaaacatcccagtgaatctacactgcatcctcatcccaggaaacatcccagtgaatctatgctgcatcctcatcccaggaaacaaaaAGTGAATCTACGCTGCCTCCTCATCGCTggtaacatcccagtgaatctacactgcatcctcatccctggtaacatccccgTGAATCTACATTtcatcctcatccctggtaccatccagtgaatctacactgcatcctcatccctggtaccatccagtgaatctacactgcatcctcatccctggtaacatccctgtgaatctacactgcatcctcatccctggtaacatccagtgaatctacactgcatcctcatccctggtaacatccccttgaatctacactgcatcctcacccctggtaacatccagtgaatctacactgcatcctcagccCTGGTAACATACccttgaatctacactgcatcctcatccctggtaacatccccgTGAAACTGCAGTGGACTCTCAACCCTAGTCAGAGCCAGCATCAGGGAGGCTGAGAGTTTTCTGTATCATCCATTCCAGGAACTGGTCACTCCACAGGCAGAGTTCAGAATATTGATATGTGACCATCtgaaagagtaggaagaggcagaaagttcAGGAGTGTTCACGGTGTGTGCCATTCTCAAACTAGTACTCAGATTTGGTAACTGCAGGGAGTGATGACACGTTGGaagagtgcattccagaccatggcaccatgggcaagggactgcacaggagggaatggCATGGTGGAGAAATGTTGTTTTcggagattctatagttagggggaaAGACAGGAGTTTCTGTAACTGTCTTCTTTGTTGCCTCTCGAGTATCAGATAAATGACATCACGGAGAGTTTGCAGAATATTCTGTAGGGGGAAGGAGGTGAGCCAGAAATTGTGGCACACATCAATACCAACGAAATAGCGTGGGGATTGAGGTCCTATAGTCAGACTTTCAGGAAataggaggaagttaaaaagtaggacctcaaaggtagtaatctctagattactcccagtgccatgcaccagCGAGAGCAGAAATAAGATAGAACAATGCATGGTTtggagcatggtgcaggagggagggcttcagattcatgGAGCATTGGGGCCAGTTCTCAGGCAGGAGGCACCTTTCCAactggactgggaccaatgtcctcaccgggaggttcactagtgtggttggggagggtttaaaatgaaTTGGCAGGGGTATGGGCACCAGCatttagaagtagaaaagaggaagaaGATGCATAAAGGAATGAGAGTGTTGGATGGTACTAGAGGAGGAAGTAGTAAAatattagatagaagcagactaagaAAGATTACAAGGAACACAAATTCAGGTTTAGAATGTATGTATGTAAAtgaacaaagtgtggtgaataaggttggtgagctacaatcaCAAATACTGTgttggaatatgatgtagtggcgataatggaaaaatggtgaggactgtgtGCTTCCTATTCACTAATACAAAGAGTTCTGAAAAGATGGGGAAGGAAaaaggggaggtggggtggcagtactgattagggaagattagtgttggaaagagaggatgtcctggagggggtgcaaggacaatccatttggttagagttgagcagCAAAAAGATCATGATCACGATACTGGGGGTGTTCTGTAGGTTCGAAATATTGTCAACAAGATAGAGAAGagaatctgcaggaaaatcacagagatgtgcaagaactatagagtggtgatattgggggactttaattacccatatATCGATTTGGATAATTTtacagtaaagggtaaggaggcagAGGAATTTCGGAAatgcgttcaggagaacttccttgaccagtttgTTCTCGGCTCAattaggaagaaggcattgctggatctggtgctgggaaagagGTGGGCTAAGTGGAAAAGTGCCCTTGGGAtacacttgggtaagaatgattaTCATGCATTAAGTTTTAGAACAGTAATGAAGAGCAACGGGACAATCTAAAGTCGAACTTCTAAATTTAAAGAGGGCTAAGTTCAATGGGAAGAGAGGGGATCGagccagggtaaaatagaaccaaagattgacaggaaaaactgtaatggaaccatGGGAGATCTTTGAggaaatgtttcaggtacaggctaggtacattccaacaggaaggaaaggtaggggaaccaaagccagaccTCCTTGGGTGACGAGGGAGGAAGACAAGATGGTGACACAAAAAAAGAGGTTGTGTGatacatgccaggtgaattcttcaacatagaatcaggccaaatacaataagttgggaAGGGAAATGAAgagaaaataagattggcaaagagagaatatgagaatagaatagcagtcaaaATAAAAGGTAATCCAAAAATACTCTACTGGCATGTCAATTGTAAGCAGGTGGTAAGAGgccgattagggacaaagagggtgatatatagtCAGAGGCTCATGGCAAGGTGAGAATACTCAATGAGTACATTGCATcgtgtttactaagaaagaggatgctgacaaaatatcgggagATGCGGAGATGGTCGCAGCAATGCGTGGGGTAAAAATTGATTGGTAGGATGCACTGGAAAGGTTggcgtcactgcggtgcatcccTGAGGTTGAGAACCTCATGgagagcacgtttatagatgtggtcaccccacagcttaagagtatgcaggaagagagggaatggatgaccaccagacagtcacgaAAGAACTGGCCGCAGACCTCTCAGTGCATCTCACTATCCAGTTCTGAATAATGAGGAAAGTGATGGATTatctggggagtgcaaccagagccaaggccagtgtaccacaggtggctcagctgtacaggggggtggggggcaggaagATGACTGTAACAGCAATAGCGATAGAAGATTTGATagtaaggggaatagacaggcatctctgcagccgcagacatgaatccaggatggtaagttacctccctggtgccagggtcaaggatgtcaatgAACAGTTGCAGCGGGGGCTGGGTGAACAGCCATGAGTTATGGTCCACACCAAGGgcatagggagaaagagggatgtggtcctgcagtcaaaaTTTAGGGATCTCGGTCGGAAATTAGCgagcaggacttcaaaagtagcAATGTCCAGATTACTCTCAGTACcacacacaagtgagtatagaaattgaaggataaagcagatgactgtatggctggaaagatggtgcaggaggaagggctttagattcctggaacattagACCAGCTGTGTGGTTGATGGGTTTTGTACAggtcggatgggttgcacctaaacacAGCCAGGACCAATTTTCTtgtgggcaatttgctagtgctattggggagggtttgaactaacttCACAGGAATGTAGCAACCAGGAGGTAAtaccagagaggaataccaaggtgcagagaatactgggagagacagatagcactagagtagggaatagtaagttattaggtgggttcagagtaaggAGGAAAATAATAACATCTAAATTAGGGttattgtgcatgtatgtgaatgtgcagagtGTGGTAAACAAGATTGGTGAGTTTCAGACATAGGTaaccacgtggaaatatgatgttttagCTATCATGGAGATTTGGCTCAAAGAATGGTATgtagggtatgtcgaacattcctgaacattccttgttcccgtcccactcaggccccctcccccaactcttcttctggttcattgatgactgtatcggtcccgtttcctgctcttgccccgaactggaaaacttcatcaatcttgcttccaattttcacccttctctcaccttcacatggtctatctccgacacttcccttcccttcctcaactt
This sequence is a window from Heterodontus francisci isolate sHetFra1 chromosome 17, sHetFra1.hap1, whole genome shotgun sequence. Protein-coding genes within it:
- the LOC137378642 gene encoding probable G-protein coupled receptor 139 produces the protein MKYLFNLIPTLADVEVIYCPVLGAIGVPINLLAIVILSRGNCGLSKCVTHYLVAMAAADLMVVMTDVILRWLIVYFPVSFLDITPICSLVTMLIVATTEISVWFTIAFTFDRFVAICCQRLKTKYCTEKTARVIIGAVPVLSCLESIPWFFKFKAQYIFNNLEWFCITKPEYYTSIFWAAYEILHRVLTPVLPFVLILLLNTLTVRHILIASRARRRLQETSDRESPSDSEMDKRRKSIILLFTISGSFILLWTTHVTCYLYQRIAFMSDSRTPSPNASTIGYLLQLLSTCTNTCIYTVTQSKFREQLKKVVKYPFTVILRFIKQ